The genomic window GTCCGGAGAACAAATTTACCGGAATACTTTTTTGCAGTGGGCGGGGGCAGAGGACGACCGTCTTTCTTATAGATTTCGATCCATTCGTCGACGATGTCGCAGAGCTCCTTGAAGACTTCCGCCTCATCGTCTCCATGGCAGCAGGGGCCGATCCAACCGGGGACCGACCCGACATAGCACCGGTCTTCGTCCGACCACTCGACGATCTTCAGAAACTTGTCGCTTTCTTTCATTGCCGTGCTTCCTCGATTTGTTGGCATTTGGATAGTACTAAAATAGTATTATAATGTCAAGAAACAGGATCAAAATCGTTAAGTCCCGATTGTGAAGGCGTTAGTTCCTGCCGACTTCTTTTTCGAGAGCCCGACGAACCAGCCGGTTCAGCGAAATTCCCTCGCTGATCGATTTTCGTACAGCCCGTTTGTGAAGGTCCGGTGGCACCCTGACATTGAACGTTCCCTTATATGACCTGATCGAAGAC from Acidobacteriota bacterium includes these protein-coding regions:
- a CDS encoding toxin-antitoxin system HicB family antitoxin, with the translated sequence MKESDKFLKIVEWSDEDRCYVGSVPGWIGPCCHGDDEAEVFKELCDIVDEWIEIYKKDGRPLPPPTAKKYSGKFVLRTGPDLHQALSVRAIIEGESLNTYVIKTLRKGLSAP